Proteins encoded in a region of the Cydia splendana chromosome 19, ilCydSple1.2, whole genome shotgun sequence genome:
- the LOC134799787 gene encoding protein NipSnap — MNSVNRILSLGSALPKNARLITTSGAKLNAEDGWLSKLLVRKIEPTKESHSRMLSDKEIVYALHTHNIRPDSVDKYLKNYKTSSEFVHSHKEELGCELVGSWTVSVGDMDQALHLWRYTGGFEKIDKAKILFKESPEYSALEKERGGYVRSRHLQYLLAFSFWPSGEPRESSNIYEIRSYSLKPGTMIEWGNNWARGLSFRRAQNEAFAGYFSQIGRLYNVHHIWCYKDLQARRETRDRTWRNPGWDECVAYTVPLIREMHCRILEPTEFSPTQ; from the exons atgAATTCTGTAAATAGGATTTTAAGTTTGGGTTCAGCACTTCCGAAGAATGCAAG ATTGATCACTACCAGTGGAGCAAAACTAAATGCTGAAGATGGCTGGCTGTCCAAGCTATTGGTGCGGAAGATAGAGCCTACGAAGGAGTCTCACAGTCGTATGCTAAGTGACAAGGAGATTGTATATGCGCTTCATACGCACAACATTAGACCGGACAGTGTAGATAAATATTTGAAGAACTA CAAAACTTCATCAGAGTTTGTCCACTCTCACAAGGAAGAGCTAGGATGCGAGTTGGTTGGATCATGGACGGTGTCTGTCGGAGACATGGACCAGGCGCTGCACCTCTGGCGTTACACTGGAGGCTTCGAGAAGATAGACAAAGCAAAGATTTTATTCAAGGAGTCCCCT GAATACTCGGCATTGGAAAAAGAACGTGGTGGCTACGTCCGCTCGAGGCATTTGCAGTACTTGCTCGCCTTCAGCTTTTGGCCCTCAGGAGAGCCTCGCGAGTCCAGCAACATCTATGAAATACGGTCTTACAG cTTGAAGCCAGGCACCATGATCGAATGGGGCAACAACTGGGCTCGCGGTCTGTCCTTCAGGCGCGCGCAGAACGAGGCCTTCGCTGGATACTTCTCACAGATCGGAAGGCTTTACAATGTTCATCATATTTGGT GCTACAAGGACCTCCAAGCGCGACGTGAAACTCGCGACCGCACCTGGCGCAACCCGGGCTGGGACGAGTGCGTCGCCTACACCGTGCCGCTCATCCGCGAGATGCACTGCCGCATCCTGGAGCCCACGGAGTTCTCGCCCACCCAGTAA